The proteins below are encoded in one region of Campylobacter rectus:
- the panD gene encoding aspartate 1-decarboxylase gives MKIEILSSKIHRARVTDANLNYVGSVTIGPELIEAAGLCEYQKVEILNVNNGERFATYVIRGEKKGEICLNGAAARKVCVGDIVIIVAYAQISAKKAKNFEPKIVQVNAQNEIVK, from the coding sequence ATGAAAATCGAAATTTTATCAAGCAAGATCCACCGCGCACGCGTGACGGATGCCAACCTAAACTACGTGGGCTCGGTCACGATCGGACCCGAGCTCATCGAGGCTGCGGGGCTTTGCGAGTACCAAAAAGTCGAGATCCTAAACGTCAATAACGGCGAGCGCTTCGCCACATACGTGATCCGCGGCGAGAAAAAGGGCGAGATCTGCCTAAACGGCGCGGCCGCGCGCAAAGTCTGCGTGGGCGACATCGTCATCATCGTAGCCTACGCGCAAATCAGCGCCAAAAAAGCGAAAAACTTCGAGCCTAAAATCGTGCAGGTAAATGCGCAAAACGAGATCGTAAAATAG
- a CDS encoding YbaB/EbfC family nucleoid-associated protein: MFEGIDFSKMGQMLEDVQKKAQEIEQESQRREFGAKSGGGLVSVKANGKGEVLDISIDDSLLEDKESLQILLISAVNDVLKMIEDDRKNAASRMLGGFAGMGLDR; encoded by the coding sequence ATGTTTGAGGGGATCGATTTTTCAAAAATGGGGCAGATGCTCGAGGACGTGCAAAAAAAGGCGCAGGAGATCGAGCAGGAGAGCCAAAGGCGCGAGTTTGGCGCAAAAAGCGGCGGCGGGCTTGTTAGCGTCAAGGCAAACGGCAAGGGCGAGGTGCTCGATATCAGCATCGACGATAGCTTGCTAGAGGACAAGGAGAGCTTGCAGATCTTGCTCATCAGCGCCGTAAATGACGTGCTAAAGATGATCGAGGACGACCGTAAAAACGCCGCGTCAAGGATGCTGGGCGGGTTTGCCGGTATGGGGCTGGACCGATGA
- a CDS encoding DUF7488 domain-containing protein has protein sequence MPIRASFYRVGSANEAVNFGSNSRALSQKTQSFANLISNFVLSAFMICVFAASLRAEPRPTQDDFNACFEKNLPAMINVAGNDGIAITPNLIAVPKGETPVKNYVKFDPYLKLYLVASDAKLEFIKMADDNATKKSDWVSVTRELNATAYGHVKAQARALGELDTLTFDAGGKGAVLSPCCRLRGIAVGGDKFIPSRYLKHFAAYKDVYYGDVGAVFEERDGKFYTKSVDPLGRGAALMTGDEVLSINGEKMESLRELNERILFAKKGEKLKFEVRRGDEILKFNLAVSQDAPKKEEKAPMKMDKNAVKSAKMQSATQNVDAAKAQKLYGLTFDEKLTVKSVDADSSAAKFGIRVGDKLMQVGQKTVSSRKEALELLVKNGAQTLLFRRNGFDFFYNAR, from the coding sequence TTGCCCATACGAGCAAGCTTTTATAGGGTCGGCAGCGCAAACGAAGCGGTAAATTTCGGCTCAAATTCACGCGCTCTATCGCAAAAAACTCAATCCTTTGCAAATTTAATCTCGAATTTTGTTTTATCGGCTTTTATGATCTGCGTTTTCGCCGCTTCGCTCAGAGCCGAGCCGCGCCCGACGCAAGACGATTTTAACGCATGCTTCGAGAAAAATTTGCCCGCTATGATAAACGTCGCGGGTAACGACGGCATCGCGATCACGCCAAATCTAATCGCCGTCCCTAAAGGCGAAACGCCGGTCAAAAATTACGTTAAATTCGACCCGTATCTGAAGCTTTATCTAGTCGCTTCGGACGCGAAACTGGAATTTATCAAAATGGCCGACGACAACGCGACAAAAAAAAGCGACTGGGTCAGCGTCACGCGCGAGCTAAACGCGACTGCTTACGGCCACGTGAAGGCGCAAGCTCGGGCGCTGGGCGAGCTTGATACGCTCACGTTCGACGCGGGCGGCAAAGGCGCAGTGCTGAGCCCTTGCTGCAGGCTACGCGGTATCGCCGTGGGCGGGGATAAATTTATCCCGAGTCGCTATTTAAAGCACTTTGCGGCGTATAAGGACGTGTATTACGGCGACGTTGGCGCGGTCTTTGAGGAGCGAGACGGCAAATTTTATACTAAGAGCGTCGATCCGCTAGGACGCGGCGCGGCGCTGATGACGGGCGATGAGGTTTTGAGCATAAACGGCGAGAAAATGGAGAGCTTGCGCGAGCTAAACGAGAGGATTTTGTTTGCTAAAAAGGGCGAGAAACTTAAATTTGAGGTTAGGCGCGGCGACGAGATTTTGAAATTTAACCTCGCGGTCTCGCAAGACGCACCAAAAAAAGAGGAAAAAGCGCCGATGAAAATGGATAAAAACGCCGTTAAGAGCGCAAAAATGCAGTCCGCCACGCAAAATGTCGATGCCGCAAAAGCGCAAAAGCTCTACGGGCTAACTTTCGACGAGAAACTAACCGTAAAAAGCGTGGATGCGGATTCTAGCGCGGCGAAATTCGGCATCAGGGTCGGCGACAAGCTGATGCAAGTGGGCCAAAAAACCGTTTCAAGTCGTAAAGAAGCTCTCGAACTGCTCGTTAAAAACGGCGCTCAGACGCTACTTTTCAGACGAAACGGCTTTGACTTTTTTTACAATGCGCGTTAG
- a CDS encoding polyprenyl synthetase family protein, whose translation MAEFKAFLGAHLPSNPSFHPCFDEALSYTLKSGGKHFRAMLVAGVVAAVRPERKEAAFHVALAFETMHSYSLIHDDLPAMDDSDLRRGQPSLHVKFDEVTAILAGDALNTHAFYQIARAPLDADARIKCVEILSRNAGIYGMALGQAVDCYFENQKLGLEELKFLHIHKTARLIAASLQAGCVVAGLDETEAARIYDIGLDLGLAFQIADDIIDATQSAETAGKPTHNDGAKNSFTNLLGVEGAVQAKNELIAKIERELGTVHAGIRAIVMGLIDKHLR comes from the coding sequence TTGGCCGAGTTTAAGGCGTTTTTGGGCGCGCACTTGCCAAGCAACCCTAGCTTTCATCCGTGCTTTGACGAGGCGCTTTCATACACGCTAAAATCGGGCGGCAAGCACTTTCGCGCGATGCTGGTCGCAGGCGTCGTAGCGGCGGTGCGTCCCGAGCGCAAAGAGGCGGCGTTTCACGTCGCGCTGGCATTTGAGACGATGCACAGCTACTCGCTCATCCACGACGATCTGCCCGCGATGGACGACTCGGATCTGCGCCGCGGACAGCCTAGTTTGCACGTCAAATTTGACGAAGTAACGGCGATTTTAGCGGGCGACGCGCTAAACACTCATGCCTTTTATCAGATAGCAAGAGCCCCGCTGGACGCGGATGCGCGCATAAAATGCGTCGAAATTCTAAGCCGAAACGCCGGTATCTACGGCATGGCGCTAGGGCAGGCGGTGGATTGCTATTTCGAAAATCAAAAGCTAGGACTCGAGGAGCTAAAATTTCTGCACATCCACAAGACCGCGCGCCTCATCGCAGCAAGCTTGCAAGCAGGCTGCGTCGTGGCGGGGCTAGACGAGACGGAGGCTGCGCGCATTTACGACATCGGGCTTGATCTGGGGCTAGCGTTTCAGATCGCAGACGACATCATCGACGCGACGCAAAGCGCCGAAACGGCTGGCAAACCGACGCATAACGACGGCGCGAAAAACTCCTTCACCAACCTTCTTGGCGTGGAGGGCGCGGTGCAGGCTAAAAACGAGCTCATCGCAAAGATAGAGCGCGAGCTAGGCACCGTGCATGCGGGTATCCGGGCTATCGTGATGGGTCTTATTGACAAGCATTTGCGGTAA
- the tkt gene encoding transketolase, whose product MLKKMADTIRFLCADMVQQANSGHPGAPMGLADVMVVLAKFLNHNPKNPNWLNRDRLVFSGGHASSLVYSFLHLSGYDLSLDDLKNFRQLGSKTPGHPEIHTKGVEVATGPLGQGVANAVGFAMAAKYAANLLNEPENAVIDHKIYCLCGDGDLQEGISYEACAVAGNLHLDNLVLIYDSNNITIEGDTSIAWSEDVKARFEAQGWDVARIDGHDYDQIEFALEQAAEKERPYLIIANTRIAKGAGELEGSHHSHGAPLGEEIIKAAKIAAGFDPERKFAIDEDVLICFRAALEKGDLAEAQWNKKIENLSDESKNMLNSLLNPDFSKINFPDFSGKKLATRDSNGIIMNEIARTMPGFIGGSADLAPSNKTELKGMGDFPNGRNIHYGIREHAMAAINNAVARYGLFLPFSATFFIFSDYLKPSARIASLMSVRHFFIFTHDSIGVGEDGPTHQPIEQLSTLRAMPNFYTFRPADGNENALCWKAALNLRAPSAFVLSRQGLAPLEKGEFGGVENGAYLLKRAQNAKITLIASGSEVELCVKAAEILAARGIGANVVSAPCFDLLCEQPREYVDKILDPQTKIIAVEAASALEWYKFADEIYSMKSFGESGKAGALFEYFGFTPEKIVEFAQETAK is encoded by the coding sequence ATGCTAAAAAAGATGGCTGATACGATAAGGTTTTTGTGCGCGGATATGGTGCAGCAGGCAAACAGCGGGCATCCGGGCGCGCCGATGGGGCTAGCGGACGTCATGGTCGTGCTGGCTAAATTTCTAAATCACAATCCTAAAAATCCAAACTGGCTAAACCGCGACAGGCTCGTATTTAGCGGAGGCCACGCAAGCTCGCTCGTATATAGCTTTTTGCATCTTAGCGGCTATGATCTTAGCCTTGACGATCTAAAAAACTTCCGCCAGCTGGGCTCTAAAACCCCCGGCCACCCGGAGATCCACACCAAAGGCGTCGAGGTAGCGACCGGACCTCTAGGCCAGGGCGTAGCAAACGCGGTGGGCTTTGCTATGGCGGCAAAATACGCGGCTAATCTACTAAACGAGCCTGAAAACGCCGTCATCGACCATAAAATTTACTGCCTTTGCGGCGACGGAGACTTGCAGGAGGGCATCAGCTACGAGGCCTGTGCGGTTGCGGGCAACCTGCACCTAGACAACCTCGTGCTGATCTACGACTCAAACAACATCACGATCGAGGGCGACACGAGTATCGCTTGGAGCGAGGACGTGAAGGCTAGGTTTGAGGCTCAGGGCTGGGACGTCGCGCGTATCGACGGCCACGACTACGATCAGATCGAGTTTGCGCTCGAGCAAGCCGCGGAGAAGGAACGCCCGTATCTCATCATCGCAAACACCCGTATAGCAAAGGGCGCGGGCGAGCTAGAGGGCAGTCACCACAGCCACGGCGCGCCGCTTGGCGAGGAGATCATCAAGGCTGCTAAAATCGCAGCGGGCTTTGACCCAGAGCGTAAATTTGCTATTGACGAGGACGTGCTGATTTGTTTCCGCGCAGCTCTAGAAAAGGGCGACCTAGCCGAAGCTCAGTGGAACAAAAAAATAGAAAATCTAAGCGATGAGAGCAAAAATATGCTAAATTCGCTGCTAAATCCTGATTTTAGCAAGATAAATTTCCCTGATTTTAGCGGTAAAAAGCTAGCCACGCGCGACAGTAACGGCATCATCATGAACGAGATCGCGCGCACGATGCCGGGCTTTATCGGCGGTAGCGCGGATCTGGCTCCGTCAAACAAAACCGAGCTAAAGGGCATGGGCGACTTCCCTAACGGCCGCAACATCCACTACGGTATCCGCGAGCACGCTATGGCCGCGATAAACAACGCGGTCGCTAGATACGGGCTTTTCTTGCCGTTTAGCGCGACGTTTTTTATCTTTAGCGACTATCTAAAGCCGTCTGCGCGTATCGCCTCGCTGATGAGCGTTAGGCACTTTTTTATCTTTACGCACGATAGTATCGGCGTGGGCGAGGACGGCCCGACGCATCAGCCTATCGAGCAGCTTAGCACGCTTCGCGCGATGCCGAATTTTTACACCTTCCGCCCGGCCGACGGCAACGAAAACGCGCTTTGCTGGAAGGCGGCGTTAAATTTACGCGCTCCAAGCGCCTTCGTGCTAAGCCGCCAAGGCCTAGCTCCGCTTGAAAAAGGCGAATTTGGCGGCGTAGAAAACGGCGCATATCTGCTAAAACGCGCGCAAAACGCCAAAATCACGCTAATAGCTAGCGGTAGCGAAGTGGAGCTTTGCGTCAAGGCGGCTGAAATTTTAGCCGCTCGCGGTATCGGCGCCAACGTCGTCTCCGCGCCGTGCTTTGACCTGCTTTGCGAGCAGCCGCGCGAGTACGTGGATAAAATTTTAGATCCGCAAACCAAAATCATCGCCGTCGAAGCCGCAAGCGCGCTGGAGTGGTATAAATTTGCGGATGAAATCTACTCGATGAAGAGCTTCGGCGAGAGCGGCAAGGCGGGCGCATTGTTCGAATACTTCGGCTTCACGCCTGAAAAGATTGTGGAATTCGCGCAGGAAACGGCGAAGTAA
- a CDS encoding undecaprenyl-diphosphate phosphatase, whose product MELSHIIVLALVQGISEFLPISSSAHLVLVPKLLGWADQGLAFDVAVHVGTLAAILFYFKDRLAGLMRDFFASIAQREKVGDSTLVWSVGFATVPVGLFGLAFNDAIEQYARNGLVIAAMTIIFGIALYVADKKSGLKTEYDMTIKLALIVGLAQAIALVPGVSRSGVTMTAALMLGFSHKASANFSFLLSIPVIVLAGGLEAVKLIKNPDALPWSDLAIGAAVSGLSAYLCVRLFMALIARASMLPFVIYRMILGVFLFVMFL is encoded by the coding sequence ATGGAGCTTTCGCATATCATCGTTTTGGCCCTAGTTCAGGGCATTAGCGAGTTTTTGCCGATCTCTAGCTCGGCGCATCTCGTGCTCGTGCCAAAGCTGCTTGGCTGGGCGGATCAAGGGCTAGCATTTGACGTTGCCGTTCACGTAGGCACGCTCGCGGCGATACTTTTTTATTTTAAAGACAGGCTTGCGGGGCTTATGCGAGATTTTTTCGCGTCTATCGCGCAGCGCGAGAAGGTCGGCGACAGCACGCTCGTGTGGTCGGTCGGCTTTGCGACCGTGCCGGTGGGGCTTTTTGGCCTAGCGTTTAACGACGCCATCGAGCAGTACGCTAGAAACGGACTCGTGATCGCGGCGATGACGATAATTTTCGGTATCGCGCTCTACGTCGCGGACAAAAAATCAGGCCTAAAAACCGAATACGATATGACGATCAAGCTCGCTCTCATCGTGGGTCTAGCGCAGGCGATCGCGCTCGTGCCGGGCGTTTCGCGCTCGGGAGTGACGATGACGGCGGCGCTTATGCTTGGCTTTAGCCACAAAGCAAGCGCGAATTTCTCGTTTTTGCTCTCGATCCCGGTGATCGTGCTAGCAGGCGGACTCGAGGCGGTGAAACTAATAAAAAACCCAGACGCGCTGCCTTGGAGCGACCTTGCTATCGGCGCGGCGGTTAGCGGCCTTAGCGCGTATCTGTGCGTGCGGCTGTTTATGGCGCTGATCGCGCGAGCCAGTATGCTGCCGTTTGTGATTTACCGCATGATTTTGGGCGTATTTTTGTTTGTGATGTTTTTATAA
- a CDS encoding S24 family peptidase, translating into MKTFAQKIDELLKEKDINTIQLADILSVSQSLVGQWLLGQKNTTKFLAPLSKFSGYPIEYFVNDNIETPDQIINNIKDDKNDRQKAIEGAIYVCRYDNELLVKRFKKRPHFALISDNRDYEPIKIEEDLSIEILGRVALCYSINSKRF; encoded by the coding sequence ATGAAAACATTTGCACAAAAAATAGATGAGTTGCTAAAAGAAAAAGACATTAATACTATACAGCTAGCCGATATTTTAAGCGTTTCGCAGTCATTGGTTGGCCAGTGGTTATTGGGGCAAAAAAATACAACAAAATTTTTAGCACCTCTGTCAAAATTTTCTGGCTACCCTATTGAATATTTTGTAAATGACAACATAGAAACCCCCGATCAAATAATTAACAATATAAAAGACGACAAAAACGACAGACAAAAGGCAATAGAGGGCGCGATATACGTTTGTAGATACGACAATGAGCTACTGGTTAAAAGATTTAAAAAACGCCCGCATTTCGCGCTAATAAGTGATAATAGAGACTACGAGCCGATAAAAATCGAAGAGGATTTAAGCATTGAGATTTTAGGCCGCGTAGCCCTTTGCTACTCCATAAATTCAAAGAGGTTTTAG
- a CDS encoding HipA family kinase, whose protein sequence is MIKRLEIKDVLETADYGATAPVWVRASDNKIYLLKFRHEQNAEKDISNFNEFLAFMLMRELGLRIYKYNIAFITINESSLQLFSGKVSAESQLNANGSLGTNIGILKIDGAQKFTFSDISKMPKSLIKRIANIDNIMMNSDRTQDNTNILYNPKTKKYSPIDFGLSLLSHRVYEKIKNGEQIGEMYMNWTAGDVTKDRYYIFKNQNKLNFNKNYNTIITMIDGILAQCPSEWEVLQYANEIKQIIAMRILTDTFKGACPCYDF, encoded by the coding sequence GTGATAAAACGGCTTGAGATAAAAGATGTATTAGAAACAGCAGACTATGGGGCTACTGCACCCGTATGGGTGCGGGCTAGTGATAATAAAATTTATCTTTTAAAATTCAGGCACGAACAAAACGCCGAAAAGGACATATCTAATTTTAACGAATTTTTGGCTTTTATGCTTATGCGAGAGCTGGGACTTAGAATATACAAGTATAATATTGCTTTTATCACTATTAATGAGTCGTCTTTGCAGTTATTTAGTGGCAAAGTTTCTGCAGAAAGCCAGTTGAATGCTAATGGGTCGTTAGGAACAAATATCGGCATCTTAAAAATTGACGGTGCTCAAAAATTTACTTTTTCAGACATCAGCAAGATGCCCAAAAGCCTCATAAAGAGGATTGCGAACATCGACAATATTATGATGAATTCTGACAGGACTCAGGACAACACCAATATTCTTTACAACCCAAAAACTAAAAAATACTCCCCTATTGATTTTGGCCTGTCGTTGTTGAGCCATAGGGTATATGAAAAAATCAAAAATGGCGAGCAAATAGGCGAAATGTATATGAATTGGACGGCAGGAGATGTTACAAAAGATAGGTATTATATTTTTAAAAACCAAAATAAATTAAATTTTAATAAGAATTACAATACTATAATCACGATGATAGACGGCATATTGGCACAATGCCCTAGCGAGTGGGAGGTTTTGCAGTATGCTAACGAGATAAAGCAAATAATCGCGATGCGTATATTGACCGATACGTTTAAAGGGGCTTGCCCTTGTTATGATTTTTAG
- a CDS encoding class I SAM-dependent methyltransferase translates to MEKIAFTDAVSETLLINLYLRSLENKHPEPILKDEFSKDVVNRIEYDFAKFDRSKLSRVGVAIRARFFDDWIVKFTRTHPSAVIVQLGAGLDTRPLRLAPLCPEATFYDLDLPDVIALRDKLVPKAPRNYGLPCSMLETAWMDELAAKHAGEEFVFVLEGVSMFFEKPIFREFFLNLAARFSGLVLVDLLNDFATKMNTRKHDTLKFMKEEVKIKMGIAGADEVEAWDKERIKCLEIGTMMNMYKHRWGLVGRVMSWIKPFREACRMFVFALGKRG, encoded by the coding sequence ATGGAAAAGATCGCTTTTACCGATGCCGTTTCAGAGACTCTGCTCATAAATTTATACCTTAGAAGCCTCGAAAACAAGCACCCCGAGCCGATTTTAAAAGACGAGTTTTCAAAGGACGTCGTAAACCGCATCGAGTATGATTTCGCTAAATTTGACCGCTCAAAGCTAAGCAGGGTCGGCGTAGCCATACGGGCGAGGTTTTTCGACGATTGGATAGTAAAATTTACCCGCACGCACCCGAGCGCCGTCATCGTGCAGCTTGGCGCGGGGCTTGATACCAGACCCCTGCGGCTAGCTCCTCTTTGCCCCGAGGCGACCTTTTATGACCTTGATCTACCCGACGTCATAGCCCTTCGCGACAAGCTCGTACCCAAAGCGCCGCGAAACTACGGCCTACCCTGCTCGATGTTAGAGACTGCGTGGATGGATGAGCTGGCCGCAAAGCACGCGGGAGAGGAGTTTGTTTTCGTGCTAGAAGGCGTGTCGATGTTTTTTGAAAAGCCGATTTTTCGGGAGTTTTTCTTAAATTTGGCGGCGCGATTTAGCGGGCTGGTGCTGGTCGATCTACTCAACGACTTCGCGACAAAAATGAATACACGCAAACACGACACGCTAAAATTTATGAAAGAGGAGGTAAAAATCAAGATGGGTATCGCGGGCGCGGACGAGGTCGAGGCGTGGGATAAAGAGCGCATAAAGTGCCTGGAAATCGGCACGATGATGAATATGTACAAACACCGCTGGGGGTTAGTTGGACGCGTGATGAGCTGGATAAAACCGTTTCGCGAGGCGTGCAGGATGTTTGTTTTCGCTCTGGGTAAGCGCGGATAA
- a CDS encoding hydroxymethylpyrimidine/phosphomethylpyrimidine kinase, which yields MKKILIIAGSCSNGGAGLQADIKACAHFGCYSATAVTALTAENTDKIKNIVSLDPSFIADQLGMLAAEFSFDAVKIGMLFNEPIMDVVQSFLEKNSAPVVLDPVCVSKMGHKLIKDSAIERLKELMKFAAVTTPNLREADVLFGDDFTNLPCDVIVKKHIVVGKSIDTLYRKDGSVQNFETPLADPLVIIGAGCTFSSSLACLLARGESLESAIQQGKEYIYNAIITGIDTNLGVRKLLNHGVKF from the coding sequence ATGAAAAAAATCCTCATCATCGCGGGCTCATGCAGCAACGGCGGCGCGGGACTGCAAGCCGATATCAAGGCATGCGCGCACTTTGGCTGCTATAGCGCGACGGCGGTCACGGCGCTAACGGCCGAAAATACGGACAAGATCAAAAATATCGTCTCGCTAGATCCCTCATTCATCGCCGATCAGCTGGGGATGCTCGCGGCAGAGTTTAGCTTCGACGCCGTTAAGATCGGCATGCTCTTTAACGAGCCTATCATGGACGTCGTGCAGAGCTTTTTAGAAAAAAACTCCGCTCCCGTGGTGCTAGATCCCGTCTGCGTCTCGAAAATGGGGCACAAACTCATCAAAGATAGCGCCATCGAGCGACTAAAAGAGCTGATGAAATTTGCCGCCGTCACGACGCCGAACCTGCGCGAAGCGGACGTGCTTTTCGGCGATGATTTTACGAATTTGCCGTGCGACGTGATCGTGAAAAAACACATCGTCGTAGGCAAAAGCATCGACACGCTTTACCGCAAGGACGGTAGCGTGCAAAACTTTGAGACGCCGCTAGCCGACCCGCTGGTTATCATCGGCGCGGGCTGCACGTTTTCTAGCTCGCTAGCCTGCCTGCTCGCTCGCGGCGAGAGCCTAGAAAGCGCCATCCAACAAGGCAAAGAATATATCTACAACGCCATAATCACGGGCATCGACACGAATCTAGGCGTGAGAAAACTGCTAAATCACGGGGTTAAATTTTAA
- a CDS encoding type IV secretory system conjugative DNA transfer family protein codes for MQKIMGFTRTRENAEKKGALIPSDFTHAAIIGETGSGKTTAMIYPNLLDRMQNGYAVFAVDYKGGESAKIKALARRAGRLKDVVSVGARLDVPINLIASMKPRDFKNCVKKPMESREKFWEEFGSSIATEFFKVLKALKIFAKKITPLNDYYTDAFYADVRTLARDFTFDVATILRLSQDLEKMLEFKDALSLICDNLDSSTLNFTRETIMINRAFLATADEFLDATSRYKDIGDERTRDDFRNYSMMMSPFLGLMNDDSLNGDGDGAAGDASIAGLLNSGKIVIFNAASCDKSALSFLLNSFLPELLKRVTMKQKRPISLFLDESAKLLSENTELNEEILRECEVELVLAFQNEFLLKRAIGGTAYEALMGNLTNRYFMRNKDVVRLGGSEVDCSTLEKFECVLDGDKIALEPIFIDEAECLQAQLEFERENRLHERLLGKIYENRVIEFDEEIVDDGKIWVRDVDTGERECVFFSDEVLDIRPQDIYKRPPNTGGYNISLEDGTDDAQISFR; via the coding sequence ATGCAAAAAATAATGGGATTTACGAGAACGCGGGAAAACGCGGAGAAAAAAGGCGCGCTGATACCTAGCGACTTCACGCACGCGGCCATCATCGGAGAGACGGGCAGCGGCAAGACGACGGCGATGATATATCCGAATTTGCTTGACCGCATGCAAAACGGCTACGCGGTGTTCGCCGTGGATTATAAAGGCGGCGAAAGCGCCAAGATCAAGGCTCTAGCGCGCAGAGCGGGCCGCCTAAAAGACGTCGTGAGCGTAGGTGCGAGGCTGGACGTGCCTATAAATCTCATCGCCTCGATGAAGCCGCGGGACTTTAAAAACTGCGTGAAAAAGCCGATGGAATCAAGAGAAAAGTTTTGGGAGGAGTTTGGCTCGAGCATCGCGACGGAGTTTTTTAAGGTTTTAAAGGCGCTTAAAATTTTCGCTAAAAAAATCACGCCGCTAAACGACTACTACACGGACGCATTCTACGCCGACGTGCGCACGCTCGCGCGGGATTTTACCTTTGACGTCGCTACGATACTGCGCCTCTCGCAAGACCTAGAAAAGATGCTCGAGTTTAAAGACGCGCTGAGCCTAATCTGCGACAATCTCGACTCCTCGACGCTAAATTTCACCCGCGAGACGATAATGATAAACCGAGCGTTTTTGGCCACCGCGGACGAGTTTTTGGACGCGACGAGCCGCTACAAGGACATCGGCGACGAGCGCACGAGGGATGATTTTCGCAACTACTCGATGATGATGTCGCCGTTTCTGGGCCTCATGAACGACGACTCGCTAAACGGCGACGGAGACGGCGCTGCGGGCGACGCGAGCATCGCAGGGCTGCTAAATAGCGGCAAGATCGTGATATTTAACGCCGCAAGCTGCGACAAAAGCGCGCTGAGCTTCCTGCTAAACAGCTTCCTGCCCGAGCTTTTAAAGCGCGTAACGATGAAGCAAAAAAGGCCCATTAGCCTATTTCTCGACGAGTCGGCGAAGCTGCTGAGCGAGAACACCGAGCTAAACGAAGAGATCCTGCGCGAGTGCGAGGTGGAGCTGGTGCTTGCGTTTCAAAACGAGTTTTTGCTCAAGCGCGCGATAGGCGGCACGGCGTACGAGGCGCTGATGGGCAACCTCACCAACCGCTACTTCATGCGCAACAAGGACGTCGTGAGGCTGGGCGGCAGCGAGGTAGACTGCTCGACGCTGGAGAAATTCGAGTGCGTGCTAGACGGCGACAAGATCGCACTGGAGCCTATTTTCATAGACGAGGCGGAGTGCCTGCAAGCGCAGCTAGAGTTTGAGCGCGAGAACCGCCTGCACGAGCGACTGCTGGGCAAAATTTACGAAAACCGCGTGATAGAATTTGACGAGGAGATCGTGGACGATGGCAAAATCTGGGTGCGCGACGTGGATACGGGCGAGCGCGAATGCGTGTTTTTTAGCGACGAGGTGCTGGATATCCGCCCGCAAGATATCTATAAACGCCCGCCAAATACCGGCGGCTACAACATCTCGCTCGAAGACGGCACGGACGACGCGCAGATAAGCTTTAGGTAA
- a CDS encoding RDD family protein has translation MTKQKARLAGIGARVKAFITDLFLIGMPIYYLTTYVFLEGKDDFLHNQAAIFAANLAVALICCAFFAIKAQTPGYRSQNIYLIDLRSGRKLGFARVLLRYACFLLAGVSIVGLCLCFFRKDALNLHDLLTHSAAVCKKTE, from the coding sequence TTGACGAAACAAAAAGCGCGGCTAGCCGGCATCGGCGCGCGAGTAAAGGCCTTTATCACCGATCTTTTCTTGATCGGGATGCCGATATACTACCTCACGACCTATGTTTTTTTGGAGGGCAAAGACGACTTTTTGCACAACCAAGCCGCGATATTTGCGGCAAATCTTGCGGTCGCTCTTATCTGCTGCGCCTTTTTTGCGATCAAAGCCCAGACGCCCGGCTACCGCTCGCAAAATATCTACCTCATCGACCTGCGTAGCGGCCGCAAGCTAGGTTTCGCGCGCGTTTTGCTCCGCTACGCGTGCTTTTTGCTCGCAGGAGTGAGTATAGTCGGGCTTTGCCTCTGTTTTTTTCGCAAGGACGCGCTAAATTTACACGATCTGCTCACGCACTCGGCCGCCGTCTGCAAAAAAACGGAATGA